One part of the Pannonibacter sp. XCT-53 genome encodes these proteins:
- a CDS encoding metallophosphoesterase family protein, which yields MFRLAHFSDPHLGPLPDPSLLQLLSKRVLGYVNWRRNRLRAMGGDYLARLLDDMEQRTPDHIALTGDLVNIALPSEIAAASAWLGAVAAPERLSVVPGNHDAYVPGALRSAMEAWSAFMTGDGTPMAHPGTAHFPYVRRRGPLALVGVSTARATAPGFATGRVGVRQTRRLTEVLAGLGEEGLFRVVLIHHPPFQGATSWYKRLEDASRVRAAIKRAGAELVLHGHTHVDSRTSIEGPDGPVPVIGVPSASHAPGGRKPAARYNLFTITAAGDAGWTCSLEERGFRTIDGGIEEIDRADLTIPRRRR from the coding sequence ATGTTCCGACTGGCCCATTTCTCCGATCCGCATCTCGGTCCCCTCCCCGACCCGAGCCTTCTCCAGCTCCTGTCGAAGCGGGTGCTCGGCTACGTCAACTGGCGGCGCAACCGCCTGCGCGCCATGGGCGGCGACTATCTGGCCCGGCTGCTCGACGACATGGAGCAGCGCACCCCCGATCACATTGCCCTGACCGGCGACCTCGTCAACATTGCCCTCCCCTCGGAAATCGCCGCCGCCAGCGCCTGGCTCGGCGCCGTCGCGGCCCCCGAGCGCCTGTCCGTCGTGCCCGGCAACCATGACGCCTATGTTCCCGGCGCGCTGAGAAGCGCGATGGAGGCCTGGAGCGCCTTCATGACCGGCGACGGCACGCCGATGGCTCATCCAGGCACGGCGCATTTTCCCTATGTCCGCCGTCGCGGACCGCTGGCCCTGGTCGGCGTGTCGACCGCCCGCGCCACGGCGCCGGGCTTTGCCACCGGTCGGGTCGGCGTGCGCCAGACCCGGCGGCTGACCGAGGTGCTGGCGGGGCTGGGCGAGGAAGGCCTGTTCCGGGTCGTGCTGATCCACCACCCGCCGTTTCAGGGCGCGACAAGCTGGTACAAGCGGCTGGAAGATGCCTCCCGCGTCCGCGCGGCCATCAAGCGCGCCGGCGCGGAACTGGTGCTGCACGGGCACACGCATGTCGACAGCCGCACCAGCATCGAGGGGCCGGATGGACCGGTGCCGGTGATCGGCGTGCCGTCGGCAAGCCATGCGCCGGGTGGCCGCAAGCCGGCGGCCCGCTACAATCTGTTCACGATCACCGCCGCCGGGGATGCCGGCTGGACCTGCAGCCTGGAGGAACGCGGCTTCCGGACCATCGATGGCGGCATCGAGGAGATCGACCGGGCCGACCTGACGATCCCGCGCCGCAGACGCTGA
- a CDS encoding NUDIX domain-containing protein, giving the protein MQFLLSMLPARLTRRIIHGAALVRHAHTLGVRVIVRDAAGYVLLVRHTYLPGWYLPGGGVDVGETLSEAAAREIFEETGIRARGEPVLLGLYHNRETTRRDHVALFELPDWDPPTRSPVPNAEIAEARFFAPDQLPPDITSATARRLDELAGRMARSALW; this is encoded by the coding sequence ATGCAGTTCCTCCTGTCCATGCTTCCGGCCCGCCTGACCCGTCGCATCATCCATGGCGCCGCCCTGGTGCGCCACGCCCACACCCTCGGCGTCCGGGTCATCGTGCGGGATGCGGCCGGCTATGTGCTTCTGGTGCGTCACACCTACCTGCCGGGCTGGTATCTTCCCGGTGGCGGCGTTGATGTGGGGGAGACCCTGAGCGAGGCGGCGGCCCGCGAGATCTTCGAGGAGACCGGTATCCGCGCCCGGGGCGAGCCGGTGCTGCTCGGCCTCTATCACAACCGCGAGACCACCCGCCGCGACCATGTCGCCCTGTTCGAGCTGCCCGACTGGGATCCGCCCACGCGCTCGCCGGTGCCGAATGCGGAGATCGCCGAGGCGCGGTTCTTTGCGCCGGACCAGCTGCCGCCGGACATCACCAGCGCCACCGCCCGCCGGTTGGACGAGCTGGCCGGACGGATGGCCCGCAGCGCGCTCTGGTGA